One part of the Malus sylvestris chromosome 2, drMalSylv7.2, whole genome shotgun sequence genome encodes these proteins:
- the LOC126599988 gene encoding ankyrin repeat-containing protein At5g02620-like produces the protein MERQSSFQSARMEKLPSFSGAIEQQSSSRGVMEKQKSFRGFMEKQKSFRMVMEKQLSFIGGERRRSKESPGKRGDSQLHLAARAGNLVRVREILQNCNSNESIGLLSKTNQEGETPLYASAENGHAVVVGEMLRHMDLQTASIAARNGYDPFHIAVRQGHLEVLKELLHVFPNLAMTTDLSNSTALHTAATQGHIDIVNLLLETDSNLAKIARNNGKTVLHSAARMGHLEVVKSLLRKDPSAAFRTDLKGQTALHMAVKGHNEEIVLELLKPDPSVLTVEDNKGNNALHTATRKGHIQNVRLLLSINKEGSNINASNKAGESPLDIAEKYGSPELVAVLKEAGATNSKDQGKPANPAKQLKQTVSDIKHDVQSQLQQTRQTGARVQNIAKKLKKLHISGLNNAINSATVVAVLIATVAFAAIFTIPGQYVEDETPGLTLGQAHIANNAAFIIFFVFDSLALFISLAVVVVQTSVVVIEQKAKKQLVFVINKLMWLACLFISIAFISLTYVVVGTHSRWLAVYATVIGSTIMLTTIGSMCYCVILHRMEECKMRNIRRAESKSRSFSMSMASEHEVLNSEYKRMYAL, from the exons ATGGAGAGGCAGAGCAGTTTTCAGTCTGCAAGGATGGAAAAACTACCTAGTTTCAGTGGGGCAATCGAGCAGCAGTCAAGTTCTCGAGGGGTGATGGAGAAACAGAAGAGTTTTCGTGGGTTTATGGAGAAGCAGAAGAGTTTTCGGATGGTTATGGAGAAGCAGCTGAGCTTTATTGGTGGTGAACGGAGGAGGAGCAAGGAGTCACCGGGTAAAAGAGGTGACTCTCAACTCCATTTGGCGGCTCGAGCAGGGAATTTAGTTAGAGTCAGAGAAATTCTTCAGAACTGTAACAGCAATGAGTCAATTGGTTTATTGTCAAAGACAAACCAGGAGGGAGAGACCCCCCTCTATGCCTCAGCGGAGAATGGGCATGCTGTGGTTGTTGGGGAAATGTTGAGGCATATGGACCTTCAAACTGCATCAATTGCCGCCAGAAATGGCTACGATCCATTCCACATTGCTGTAAGACAGGGCCATCTTG AGGTGTTGAAAGAACTTCTGCACGTGTTCCCGAACTTGGCTATGACAACAGATTTATCCAATTCAACTGCCTTACACACGGCTGCTACTCAGGGGCATATTGATATTGTAAATCTCCTTTTggaaactgactcaaatctcGCCAAGATTGCCCGCAATAATGGTAAGACTGTGCTTCATTCAGCAGCAAGGATGGGGCACTTGGAAGTAGTCAAGTCCCTACTAAGAAAGGATCCAAGCGCTGCTTTTAGAACTGACCTGAAAGGTCAAACTGCATTGCACATGGCTGTAAAAGGGCACAATGAGGAGATTGTGCTGGAGTTGCTGAAACCTGACCCCTCAGTTTTGACTGTGGAAGATAACAAGGGAAACAACGCGTTGCATACTGCCACAAGGAAGGGCCATATTCAG AATGTACGCCTTCTGTTGTCCATTAATAAAGAGGGTAGTAACATCAATGCAAGCAACAAGGCTGGAGAGAGCCCACTTGACATTGCAGAAAAATATGGGAGTCCAGAACTTGTGGCTGTGTTAAAGGAAGCAGGGGCCACCAATTCTAAAGACCAAGGAAAACCTGCAAATCCAGCCAAGCAGCTGAAGCAGACCGTGAGTGACATAAAGCACGATGTCCAGTCCCAACTTCAACAGACCCGCCAAACTGGTGCCAGAGTCCAGAATATTgcaaaaaagttgaaaaagctCCACATTAGTGGCCTCAACAATGCTATAAACTCTGCCACTGTTGTTGCCGTTCTGATTGCCACTGTTGCTTTTGCAGCCATCTTCACTATTCCTGGCCAGTATGTTGAGGACGAAACACCAGGGCTTACGCTTGGACAAGCACACATAGCAAATAATGCTGCTTTCATCATCTTTTTTGTGTTTGACAGCCTGGCACTCTTCATCTCCCTGGCTGTTGTTGTAGTCCAGACATCTGTGGTTGTGATTGAGCAGAAGGCAAAAAAGCAGCTTGTATTTGTGATCAACAAGCTCATGTGGCTAGCTTGCCTCTTCATTTCGATCGCTTTTATTTCTCTGACGTATGTGGTGGTGGGCACGCACTCAAGGTGGCTTGCTGTGTACGCAACAGTTATAGGCAGCACAATCATGCTTACTACCATTGGCTCCATGTGCTATTGTGTCATTTTACATAGAATGGAAGAGTGCAAAATGAGGAACATTCGGAGAGCTGAGAGTAAGTCTCGTTCATTCTCTATGTCTATGGCATCAGAACATGAAGTTTTGAACAGCGAGTATAAGCGGATGTATGCGCTTTAA
- the LOC126613667 gene encoding polygalacturonase-like gives MAYTSSFCGNIHNYCVAAVLLFFSSMSLSQSSNAAAVSYNVMKFGARADGTTDSTQAFVKAWASACSSGQGNAVMYIPKGRFLLKAVVFRGPCKTGQVTVQIDGTLVAPTDYRALGNSGYWILFIKVTGLRVLGGSLDARGAAFWACRKSGKSCPVGARSITFNWANSVLVNGLTSINSQATHLVVNSCNNVVVRNVKLIAPSESPNTDGIHVQSSTGVTITGSILQTGDDCIAIGPGTRNLHMSNIKCGPGHGVSIGSLGRNLKEDGVQNVTLTNAVFSGSDNGVRIKSWARPSTGFVRNIIFQNIVMRNVKNPIIIDQSYCPHNQGCPSKSSGVTISQVTYRNIQGTSRTAEAVTFDCSPSTPCTGIRLQDIKLTYLNKVATSSCKNIRGTSTGLLMPDPCI, from the exons ATGGCTTATACATCAAGCTTCTGCGGCAATATTCATAATTATTGTGTAGCAGCTGTACTGCTGTTTTTCTCGAGCATGTCGTTGTCGCAGTCATCCAACGCAGCGGCAGTTAGCTACAATGTGATGAAGTTTGGTGCACGAGCAGATGGGACGACGGACTCGACGCAAGCATTCGTCAAGGCATGGGCGTCGGCGTGCAGCTCCGGCCAGGGCAATGCTGTCATGTACATCCCCAAAGGAAGGTTCTTGTTGAAGGCTGTGGTGTTTAGAGGTCCATGCAAGACCGGACAAGTTACAGTTCAAATAGACGGAACCCTTGTAGCCCCCACAGACTATAGGGCTTTGGGAAACTCAGGCTACTGGATTTTATTCATTAAGGTTACCGGACTTAGGGTCCTCGGTGGTTCCCTCGACGCCAGGGGGGCTGCATTTTGGGCTTGCAGGAAATCCGGCAAGAGTTGTCCTGTTGGAGCTAGG TCTATAACGTTCAACTGGGCAAACAGCGTTCTGGTAAATGGCTTAACATCGATCAACAGTCAGGCAACCCACCTTGTAGTCAACAGCTGCAACAATGTGGTCGTTCGAAACGTGAAGCTGATCGCTCCGAGCGAAAGCCCCAACACAGATGGTATTCATGTGCAGAGCTCTACCGGTGTCACCATAACCGGCAGCATCTTGCAAACCGGTGACGATTGCATAGCAATCGGTCCCGGCACCAGAAACCTCCATATGAGCAACATCAAGTGTGGTCCAGGCCATGGTGTAAG CATTGGAAGCCTAGGCAGGAATCTCAAGGAAGATGGTGTCCAAAATGTAACCCTAACGAATGCAGTGTTCAGTGGATCAGACAATGGAGTACGAATAAAGTCATGGGCCAGGCCCAGCACTGGCTTCGTTAGGAACATAATCTTCCAAAACATCGTCATGAGAAACGTGAAAAACCCCATCATCATTGACCAGAGCTATTGCCCCCATAACCAAGGCTGTCCTTCTAAG AGTTCAGGTGTGACGATCAGTCAAGTGACGTACAGAAACATACAAGGGACGTCGCGAACGGCAGAGGCAGTAACGTTCGACTGCAGCCCTAGCACTCCATGTACTGGGATCAGATTGCAAGATATCAAGCTTACGTATCTGAATAAGGTTGCCACGTCATCGTGCAAAAACATTAGGGGAACCAGCACTGGACTGCTTATGCCAGATCCTTGCATATAG
- the LOC126599973 gene encoding type I inositol polyphosphate 5-phosphatase 12-like isoform X2, with translation MEDRSEDDDRDALAGLSNAPPPRKSHSLSQQLRATSAQKRHHQLRKHSLDDVSVFPKSVHNNNNVDYYDSSDDDFFPYSTSNSTITTTTTSNAVGVGDHDVYVGTTHSQRLDQSLCMEAGDDPDGNRECQPLAEFIGSGGGTGIFKVPTRASVHPGRPPCLELRPHPLRETQVGRFLRTIACTNTQLWAGQEGGVRVWNLKGVFEPGFGIGGRVMRGDEDAAPYYESANTSPTHCLMVDTGNRLIWTGHKDGKIRSWKMDQSLDASTPFKEGLSWQAHRAPVLALVFTAYGDMWSGSEGGVIKIWPWETIEKSLSLKPEERHMAALLVERSGIDLRSQVTVNGVCSISSQDVKCLLSDDFRAKVWCSGSMSFSLWDARTRELVKVFNVEGQMENRVDMSAVQQDQAVEDEMKVKFVSTSKKEKSGGFLQRSRNAIMGAADAVRRVATRGAGAFVEESKKTEALVLTADGMIWSGCTNGLLVKWDGNGNRVQDFNHHSSGVQCFCTLGTRIYVGYVSGMIQVLDLEGNLIAGWVAHSSPVIKLAVGTGFVYSLATHGGIRGWNIKSPGPTDNLIRTELAAKESVYTKSDNVRILVGTWNVGQGRASQDALISWLGSAVPDVGIVVVGLQEVEMGAGFLAMSAAKETVGLEGSSVGNWWLDNIGKALEEGKTFERMGSRQLAGLLISLWVRKNLRKHVGDIDAGAVPCGFGRAIGNKGGVGLRIRVYDRIMCFVNCHLAAHLEAVSRRNADFDHIYRNMVFTRSSLLNTAAAGVSTSVNMARAPNAVSSNTEDVRPELAEADMVVFLGDFNYRLFGISYDEARDFVSQRCFDWLREKDQLRAEMKAGKVFQGMREALIRFPPTYKFEKHQAGLAGYDSGEKKRIPAWCDRIIYRDNRPSPVAECSLECPVVSSIIQYEACMDVTDSDHKPVRCKLSLQIAHVDRSVRRKEFGEIIKSNQNIRSMLEESNYVPETILNTNNIILQNQDTSILRITNTFVKDTAVFKIICEGQSTVKEDEEEPDYRPRGAHGFPRWLEITPAAGMIKPEECVEVSVHHEEFHTLEEFVDGIPQNWWCEDTRDKEVILMLSVQGSCSAQTYSHRVRVRHCFSAKTVRMDSKSNSSRRGQGSPVHRSEVRQLNIPSQINLK, from the exons ATGGAGGACAGAAGTGAAGACGACGACAGGGACGCATTGGCGGGGCTAAGCAACGCCCCTCCACCCCGCAAGTCACATTCATTAAGCCAGCAGCTCCGTGCAACCTCCGCCCAAAAACGCCACCACCAATTACGAAAGCATAGCCTCGACGACGTCAGCGTCTTCCCCAAGAGCGTTCATAACAATAATAATGTCGACTACTACGACTCTTCTGACGACGATTTCTTTCCTTACTCCACCTCTAACAGCACCATCACCACGACAACCACTAGTAATGCTGTTGGCGTTGGTGATCACGACGTGTACGTGGGCACCACTCACTCCCAGAGGCTGGACCAAAGCCTCTGCATGGAGGCTGGTGATGATCCTGATGGCAACAGGGAATGCCAGCCGTTGGCCGAATTTATTGGCAGCGGCGGTGGCACTGGCATCTTCAAGGTTCCAACTCGCGCATCCGTCCATCCTGGTCGTCCCCCCTGCTTGGAGCTGAGACCCCACCCTCTCAGGGAGACCCAGGTCGGCAGGTTCCTCAGGACCATTGCCTGCACCAACACCCAGCTGTGGGCTGGCCAGGAGGGCGGAGTCAGGGTCTGGAATTTGAAGGGCGTCTTTGAACCTGGTTTTGGTATTGGTGGCAGAGTCATGAGGGGTGATGAGGATGCCGCCCCATACTATGAATCCGCCAACACCTCTCCCACCCATTGCCTCATGGTTGATACCGGCAATCGCTTGATTTGGACTGGCCATAAGGATGGTAAGATCAGGTCTTGGAAGATGGATCAGTCTTTGGATGCTTCTACTCCTTTTAAGGAAGGTCTGTCCTGGCAGGCCCACCGCGCTCCTGTTCTCGCATTGGTTTTCACTGCTTACG GTGATATGTGGTCAGGTTCTGAGGGTGGTGTTATTAAAATCTGGCCATGGGAAACCATagaaaaatctctctctctaaaaccagaGGAAAGGCATATGGCAGCTTTACTGGTGGAGAGGTCAGGCATTGACCTGAGGAGCCAAGTTACTGTGAATGGCGTCTGTAGTATATCTTCTCAAGATGTCAAGTGTTTGCTATCTGATGATTTTAGAGCTAAAGTTTGGTGTAGCGGATctatgtccttctccttgtg GGATGCTCGTACAAGAGAGCTTGTGAAAGTCTTTAATGTAGAAGGTCAGATGGAGAATCGAGTTGACATGTCAGCAGTGCAGCAAGATCAAGCAGTAGAAGATGAGATGAAGGTAAAATTTGTTTCAACATCGAAAAAGGAGAAATCCGGGGGCTTTTTACAACGGTCGCGTAATGCTATAATGGGAGCTGCAGATGCTGTTCGTCGGGTTGCAACAAGAGGGGCAGGGGCATTTGTAGAAGAATCCAAGAAGACAGAAGCGTTAGTGCTAACTGCGGATGGCATGATATGGAGTGGATGCACAAATGGTTTACTGGTTAAGTGGGATGGAAATGGTAACCGTGTGCAAGATTTTAATCACCATTCTTCTGGTGTCCAATGCTTTTGCACTCTCGGAACACGAATATATGTAGGCTATGTGAGTGGCATGATTCAGGTGTTGGATCTTGAGGGAAATCTGATTGCAGGATGGGTTGCACACAGTAGTCCAGTGATAAAACTGGCGGTTGGAACTGGTTTTGTTTATAGCTTGGCCACCCATGGTGGTATTCGCGGATGGAACATCAAATCTCCAGGACCTACTGACAACTTGATACGTACAGAATTGGCTGCAAAAGAAAGTGTATATACCAAAAGTGACAATGTTAGAATTTTAGTTGGCACATGGAATGTTGGTCAAGGAAGAGCATCTCAGGATGCACTAATATCATGGTTAGGCTCTGCTGTGCCGGATGTTGGCATTGTAGTTGTCGGGTTGCAAGAAGTAGAAATGGGCGCAGGCTTTCTTGCAATGTCTGCAGCAAAAGAAACT GTAGGGCTTGAAGGGAGTTCTGTTGGTAACTGGTGGCTTGATAACATAGGAAAGGCCTTAGAAGAAGGAAAAACTTTTGAACGTATGGGTTCTAGGCAGCTCGCAGGCTTGCTCATATCTCTTTG GGTAAGAAAGAATCTCAGAAAACATGTCGGGGATATTGATGCTGGAGCAGTTCCCTGTGGATTTGGTCGTGCCATTGGTAATAAG GGGGGTGTTGGTCTGAGAATCCGAGTCTATGATCGGATAATGTGCTTTGTGAACTGTCATTTGGCTGCACATTTGGAAGCTGTCAGTCGCCGTAATGCTGATTTTGATCACATTTATCGTAATATGGTCTTCACCCGGTCGTCTCTACTTAACACAGCAGCTG CTGGTGTCTCAACTTCTGTTAACATGGCTCGGGCTCCAAAT GCTGTCAGTAGCAACACTGAAGATGTAAGGCCCGAATTAGCAGAAGCAGATATGGTTGTTTTTCTCGGTGATTTCAATTATCGGCTTTTTGGCATATCTTATGATGAAGCAAGGGACTTCGTTTCGCAAAGATGCTTTGATTGGCTCAGAGAAAAAGATCAGCTCAGAGCAGAGATGAAAGCCGGGAAAGTTTTCCAAGGGATGCGTGAGGCACTCATCAGATTCCCTCCAACATACAAGTTTGAAAAGCACCAAGCAGGTTTAGCAG GATATGATTCTGGTGAGAAGAAACGTATTCCTGCATGGTGTGATAGAATAATATATCGTGACAATCGGCCATCACCAGTTGCTGAGTGCAGTTTAGAGTGCCCTGTAGTCTCGTCAATTATACA GTATGAGGCATGCATGGATGTGACTGACAGTGATCACAAACCTGTCCGGTGTAAACTAAGTTTACAAATTGCGCACGTTGATAGATCAGTAAGGAGAAAGGAGTTTGGGGAAATTATAAAGTCCAATCAGAATATCAGGTCTATGCTTGAAGAATCAAATTATGTTCCAGAAACTATTTTGAACACCAACAACATAATCCTTCAAAATCAGGACACGTCCATTTTGCGTATCACTAATACATTTGTAAAGGATACGGCCGTATTTAAAATCATCTGTGAAGGTCAGTCCACCGtcaaggaggatgaggaagagccTGACTATCGCCCGAGAGGTGCCCATGGGTTTCCTCGATGGCTTGAG ATCACACCAGCAGCGGGCATGATCAAACCTGAGGAGTGTGTGGAGGTCTCAGTTCATCATGAAGAGTTTCATACCTTGGAAGAATTTGTTGATGGCATCCCTCAAAATTGGTGGTGCGAAGACACCCGCGACAAGGAAGTGATTTTAATGTTGAGTGTCCAAGGTAGTTGCTCAGCTCAAACATATAGTCACAGAGTTCGTGTACGGCATTGCTTCTCAGCCAAGACAGTCCGCATGGACTCAAAATCCAACAGCTCTAGGAGAGGCCAGGGAAGTCCAGTTCACAGGTCTGAAGTTCGGCAACTTAACATACCAAGCCAAATCAACTTGAAATAA
- the LOC126599973 gene encoding type I inositol polyphosphate 5-phosphatase 13-like isoform X1, which produces MEDRSEDDDRDALAGLSNAPPPRKSHSLSQQLRATSAQKRHHQLRKHSLDDVSVFPKSVHNNNNVDYYDSSDDDFFPYSTSNSTITTTTTSNAVGVGDHDVYVGTTHSQRLDQSLCMEAGDDPDGNRECQPLAEFIGSGGGTGIFKVPTRASVHPGRPPCLELRPHPLRETQVGRFLRTIACTNTQLWAGQEGGVRVWNLKGVFEPGFGIGGRVMRGDEDAAPYYESANTSPTHCLMVDTGNRLIWTGHKDGKIRSWKMDQSLDASTPFKEGLSWQAHRAPVLALVFTAYGDMWSGSEGGVIKIWPWETIEKSLSLKPEERHMAALLVERSGIDLRSQVTVNGVCSISSQDVKCLLSDDFRAKVWCSGSMSFSLWDARTRELVKVFNVEGQMENRVDMSAVQQDQAVEDEMKVKFVSTSKKEKSGGFLQRSRNAIMGAADAVRRVATRGAGAFVEESKKTEALVLTADGMIWSGCTNGLLVKWDGNGNRVQDFNHHSSGVQCFCTLGTRIYVGYVSGMIQVLDLEGNLIAGWVAHSSPVIKLAVGTGFVYSLATHGGIRGWNIKSPGPTDNLIRTELAAKESVYTKSDNVRILVGTWNVGQGRASQDALISWLGSAVPDVGIVVVGLQEVEMGAGFLAMSAAKETVGLEGSSVGNWWLDNIGKALEEGKTFERMGSRQLAGLLISLWVRKNLRKHVGDIDAGAVPCGFGRAIGNKGGVGLRIRVYDRIMCFVNCHLAAHLEAVSRRNADFDHIYRNMVFTRSSLLNTAAGMLPYLFLSCSLAFSAYLFWLLYSSGLPWVLSLAAGVSTSVNMARAPNAVSSNTEDVRPELAEADMVVFLGDFNYRLFGISYDEARDFVSQRCFDWLREKDQLRAEMKAGKVFQGMREALIRFPPTYKFEKHQAGLAGYDSGEKKRIPAWCDRIIYRDNRPSPVAECSLECPVVSSIIQYEACMDVTDSDHKPVRCKLSLQIAHVDRSVRRKEFGEIIKSNQNIRSMLEESNYVPETILNTNNIILQNQDTSILRITNTFVKDTAVFKIICEGQSTVKEDEEEPDYRPRGAHGFPRWLEITPAAGMIKPEECVEVSVHHEEFHTLEEFVDGIPQNWWCEDTRDKEVILMLSVQGSCSAQTYSHRVRVRHCFSAKTVRMDSKSNSSRRGQGSPVHRSEVRQLNIPSQINLK; this is translated from the exons ATGGAGGACAGAAGTGAAGACGACGACAGGGACGCATTGGCGGGGCTAAGCAACGCCCCTCCACCCCGCAAGTCACATTCATTAAGCCAGCAGCTCCGTGCAACCTCCGCCCAAAAACGCCACCACCAATTACGAAAGCATAGCCTCGACGACGTCAGCGTCTTCCCCAAGAGCGTTCATAACAATAATAATGTCGACTACTACGACTCTTCTGACGACGATTTCTTTCCTTACTCCACCTCTAACAGCACCATCACCACGACAACCACTAGTAATGCTGTTGGCGTTGGTGATCACGACGTGTACGTGGGCACCACTCACTCCCAGAGGCTGGACCAAAGCCTCTGCATGGAGGCTGGTGATGATCCTGATGGCAACAGGGAATGCCAGCCGTTGGCCGAATTTATTGGCAGCGGCGGTGGCACTGGCATCTTCAAGGTTCCAACTCGCGCATCCGTCCATCCTGGTCGTCCCCCCTGCTTGGAGCTGAGACCCCACCCTCTCAGGGAGACCCAGGTCGGCAGGTTCCTCAGGACCATTGCCTGCACCAACACCCAGCTGTGGGCTGGCCAGGAGGGCGGAGTCAGGGTCTGGAATTTGAAGGGCGTCTTTGAACCTGGTTTTGGTATTGGTGGCAGAGTCATGAGGGGTGATGAGGATGCCGCCCCATACTATGAATCCGCCAACACCTCTCCCACCCATTGCCTCATGGTTGATACCGGCAATCGCTTGATTTGGACTGGCCATAAGGATGGTAAGATCAGGTCTTGGAAGATGGATCAGTCTTTGGATGCTTCTACTCCTTTTAAGGAAGGTCTGTCCTGGCAGGCCCACCGCGCTCCTGTTCTCGCATTGGTTTTCACTGCTTACG GTGATATGTGGTCAGGTTCTGAGGGTGGTGTTATTAAAATCTGGCCATGGGAAACCATagaaaaatctctctctctaaaaccagaGGAAAGGCATATGGCAGCTTTACTGGTGGAGAGGTCAGGCATTGACCTGAGGAGCCAAGTTACTGTGAATGGCGTCTGTAGTATATCTTCTCAAGATGTCAAGTGTTTGCTATCTGATGATTTTAGAGCTAAAGTTTGGTGTAGCGGATctatgtccttctccttgtg GGATGCTCGTACAAGAGAGCTTGTGAAAGTCTTTAATGTAGAAGGTCAGATGGAGAATCGAGTTGACATGTCAGCAGTGCAGCAAGATCAAGCAGTAGAAGATGAGATGAAGGTAAAATTTGTTTCAACATCGAAAAAGGAGAAATCCGGGGGCTTTTTACAACGGTCGCGTAATGCTATAATGGGAGCTGCAGATGCTGTTCGTCGGGTTGCAACAAGAGGGGCAGGGGCATTTGTAGAAGAATCCAAGAAGACAGAAGCGTTAGTGCTAACTGCGGATGGCATGATATGGAGTGGATGCACAAATGGTTTACTGGTTAAGTGGGATGGAAATGGTAACCGTGTGCAAGATTTTAATCACCATTCTTCTGGTGTCCAATGCTTTTGCACTCTCGGAACACGAATATATGTAGGCTATGTGAGTGGCATGATTCAGGTGTTGGATCTTGAGGGAAATCTGATTGCAGGATGGGTTGCACACAGTAGTCCAGTGATAAAACTGGCGGTTGGAACTGGTTTTGTTTATAGCTTGGCCACCCATGGTGGTATTCGCGGATGGAACATCAAATCTCCAGGACCTACTGACAACTTGATACGTACAGAATTGGCTGCAAAAGAAAGTGTATATACCAAAAGTGACAATGTTAGAATTTTAGTTGGCACATGGAATGTTGGTCAAGGAAGAGCATCTCAGGATGCACTAATATCATGGTTAGGCTCTGCTGTGCCGGATGTTGGCATTGTAGTTGTCGGGTTGCAAGAAGTAGAAATGGGCGCAGGCTTTCTTGCAATGTCTGCAGCAAAAGAAACT GTAGGGCTTGAAGGGAGTTCTGTTGGTAACTGGTGGCTTGATAACATAGGAAAGGCCTTAGAAGAAGGAAAAACTTTTGAACGTATGGGTTCTAGGCAGCTCGCAGGCTTGCTCATATCTCTTTG GGTAAGAAAGAATCTCAGAAAACATGTCGGGGATATTGATGCTGGAGCAGTTCCCTGTGGATTTGGTCGTGCCATTGGTAATAAG GGGGGTGTTGGTCTGAGAATCCGAGTCTATGATCGGATAATGTGCTTTGTGAACTGTCATTTGGCTGCACATTTGGAAGCTGTCAGTCGCCGTAATGCTGATTTTGATCACATTTATCGTAATATGGTCTTCACCCGGTCGTCTCTACTTAACACAGCAGCTGGTATGCTACCATACCTGTTTTTGTCTTGCTCCCTTGCCTTCTCTGCCTATTTATTTTGGCTGCTTTATTCTTCTGGCTTGCCATGGGTCCTCTCTCTTGCAGCTGGTGTCTCAACTTCTGTTAACATGGCTCGGGCTCCAAAT GCTGTCAGTAGCAACACTGAAGATGTAAGGCCCGAATTAGCAGAAGCAGATATGGTTGTTTTTCTCGGTGATTTCAATTATCGGCTTTTTGGCATATCTTATGATGAAGCAAGGGACTTCGTTTCGCAAAGATGCTTTGATTGGCTCAGAGAAAAAGATCAGCTCAGAGCAGAGATGAAAGCCGGGAAAGTTTTCCAAGGGATGCGTGAGGCACTCATCAGATTCCCTCCAACATACAAGTTTGAAAAGCACCAAGCAGGTTTAGCAG GATATGATTCTGGTGAGAAGAAACGTATTCCTGCATGGTGTGATAGAATAATATATCGTGACAATCGGCCATCACCAGTTGCTGAGTGCAGTTTAGAGTGCCCTGTAGTCTCGTCAATTATACA GTATGAGGCATGCATGGATGTGACTGACAGTGATCACAAACCTGTCCGGTGTAAACTAAGTTTACAAATTGCGCACGTTGATAGATCAGTAAGGAGAAAGGAGTTTGGGGAAATTATAAAGTCCAATCAGAATATCAGGTCTATGCTTGAAGAATCAAATTATGTTCCAGAAACTATTTTGAACACCAACAACATAATCCTTCAAAATCAGGACACGTCCATTTTGCGTATCACTAATACATTTGTAAAGGATACGGCCGTATTTAAAATCATCTGTGAAGGTCAGTCCACCGtcaaggaggatgaggaagagccTGACTATCGCCCGAGAGGTGCCCATGGGTTTCCTCGATGGCTTGAG ATCACACCAGCAGCGGGCATGATCAAACCTGAGGAGTGTGTGGAGGTCTCAGTTCATCATGAAGAGTTTCATACCTTGGAAGAATTTGTTGATGGCATCCCTCAAAATTGGTGGTGCGAAGACACCCGCGACAAGGAAGTGATTTTAATGTTGAGTGTCCAAGGTAGTTGCTCAGCTCAAACATATAGTCACAGAGTTCGTGTACGGCATTGCTTCTCAGCCAAGACAGTCCGCATGGACTCAAAATCCAACAGCTCTAGGAGAGGCCAGGGAAGTCCAGTTCACAGGTCTGAAGTTCGGCAACTTAACATACCAAGCCAAATCAACTTGAAATAA